The DNA segment AGGCCTTCGCGGGGGCGCTGGGCTTCTCGATGCACACGCCCTGGGGTGAGCTCGCCGAGACGGCGCGCGAGGTCCTGCTGCACGGCATGTCGCCGGAGATCGAGGCGTCGCTGCGAGAGCACAAGCACTACGACGCCTTCCTGCGGGACTGGGCGGGCCTGGTGCCGGAGCTGCTGCGGCGCCACCGCGAGACACGCTCCGACAAGGTGCGCTCCGGCATCTCGTCCCTGTTGACGGCCGAGTCGTGTCCGGTCTGCGACGGTTACCGGCTCTGCGCGGACGCGCTCAGCGTCCGGGTGGACGGCCTGCATCTGGGCGAGGTCGGCGAGCTGGCCCTGACCGACCTCCTGTCCTGGTTTGCGGGGCTGTCCTTCACCGAACCCGTCAGGATCGCCGTGGCGAAACCCATCCTGGAACAGATCACGGCGCGGGTCCGCTTCCTCTGCGAGGTCGGCGTGGGCTATCTGAGCCTCTCGCGCGGCGTCGGCTCGCTATCCGGCGGCGAGGGCCAGCGCGTGCGTCTGGCCACCCAGGTGGGTTCCCGTCTGACCGGCGTGCTCTATATCCTCGACGAGCCCAGCGTCGGCCTCCACCATCGCGACATCCACCGCCTGATCGGCATCCTCGGCAAGCTGCGCGACCGCGGCAACAGCGTCGTGGTCGTGGAGCACGATCTGGACATCATGCTCGCGGCCGACCACCTGCTCGACCTCGGTCCCGGTGCCGGCGAGCACGGGGGGGAAATCGTCGCCCAGGGCACGCCGGCGGAGGTGGCGGCCAACCTGCACAGCATCACCGGCTCCTACCTGGCCGGGCGGCAGGGGGCGCTGGGCCCCGTACCCGTCGCCGGCGGCGCAGAGCCGGAGGCCTGGCTCCGCATGCACGGGCTGACCAACCGCAATCTCAAGGGCATCGACCTGGAGATACCGCTGGGCCGGTTGACCCTGATCACCGGCGTGTCGGGATCCGGCAAGAGCACCGCGATCCACGACACCCTCTACCGAGAGCTGGCCCGACGCCTGCACCGCGCGGGAGCCGAATCCGGACCCTTCGTCTCCCTCGAGGGGGATGAGGCCCTGCGGTCGGTGATCCTGGTGGACCAGTCGCCCATCGGGCGTTCGCCGCGTTCGACGCCGGCGACCTACACGGGTCTGATGGGGCACCTGCGGAAGCTGTATGCGGCGACGACGCTGGCAAAAATACGCGGCTACGGGGCCGGACGCTTCAGTTTCAACACCAGCAGCGGGCGCTGCCCGATCTGCGAGGGGGCCGGCGTCAAGCGTCTGAGCATGGATTTCCTGCCCGACGTCGACGTGCCGTGCGAAGTCTGCAGCGGCCAGCGCTACGACCCCGAGACGCTGGAGGTCCGTTTCAAGGGCCGGAACGTCGCGGACGTGCTGGCGATGACGGTCGAGGAGGCGCTCGCTCTGCTGGGCGACATTCCGTCCTGTCGGAAGATCCTGGCGGTCATGGAC comes from the bacterium genome and includes:
- the uvrA gene encoding excinuclease ABC subunit UvrA, which produces MASDAITIKGARVHNLKNLDIELPRHKLVVITGPSGSGKSSLAFDTLYAEGQRRYIESLSSFAHQFLDQLPKPDLDRIEGLSPALAIDQRGLGANPRSTVGTITEIANYLRLLFARCGDVICPDCGVPAGALPLSAIEDSIASQPAGTRLWILAPVVRGRKGAHRKLLQDLARQGYVRALVDGALCDLDEPPRLASGRRHEIAVVVDGLVNRPGVKERLSEALARAVGLSDGTVLVRTGDGGTTLYSREAGCPSCGRSFAPLEPRLFSFNSPTGSCPACQGLGSQPTISVRSLVPDPGLTLGGGAVSYLRGKESGWLYTQVEAFAGALGFSMHTPWGELAETAREVLLHGMSPEIEASLREHKHYDAFLRDWAGLVPELLRRHRETRSDKVRSGISSLLTAESCPVCDGYRLCADALSVRVDGLHLGEVGELALTDLLSWFAGLSFTEPVRIAVAKPILEQITARVRFLCEVGVGYLSLSRGVGSLSGGEGQRVRLATQVGSRLTGVLYILDEPSVGLHHRDIHRLIGILGKLRDRGNSVVVVEHDLDIMLAADHLLDLGPGAGEHGGEIVAQGTPAEVAANLHSITGSYLAGRQGALGPVPVAGGAEPEAWLRMHGLTNRNLKGIDLEIPLGRLTLITGVSGSGKSTAIHDTLYRELARRLHRAGAESGPFVSLEGDEALRSVILVDQSPIGRSPRSTPATYTGLMGHLRKLYAATTLAKIRGYGAGRFSFNTSSGRCPICEGAGVKRLSMDFLPDVDVPCEVCSGQRYDPETLEVRFKGRNVADVLAMTVEEALALLGDIPSCRKILAVMDGVGLGYLRLGQAGATLSGGEAQRLKLSRELARGNGGNSLYILDEPTTGLHFCDVDRLMDILARLTGRGHTVIVIEHNPEVIRRADWVIDLGPEGGEEGGRVVAQGTLETILAARGSYTGEMLRGLAAPRS